In Juglans microcarpa x Juglans regia isolate MS1-56 chromosome 7D, Jm3101_v1.0, whole genome shotgun sequence, the following are encoded in one genomic region:
- the LOC121239355 gene encoding uncharacterized protein LOC121239355, giving the protein MGDSLNSSRLSRGSEATSVTTAKKVSKRSLVASCPKASSPNTFSRIALGSHGIFARGAVSHTALFLLKVAALETLRRFSKAKCPFAWRGLQTLQMLCYPPFKWIQRWAPFKGLVEGMQVLSRPILVLSIATAFSDEAECSSGTSDDVSDSHTHSELGSELSTVQSNMDTSVIPRTSDESPESLASENWLIQLHNELKNQGICLPERINEDELHRFYTATNGDFTCLLSSIKKTIHWRETYRILSAQELEIWSDMVFWHGFDVKHRPCLIVRLGLATVTLSSHDKPRFAQAVISQVEHGVLHLVDAEDSQITVLVDCDGLSPLKVPMQMMRSCSSLLQDHFPNRLGCLFVICLPPVVRVLAQTFIQVLKPITRKKLRIEGEMYKKVLSEHLGILPSYLGGKCSCTKCSTVSICLAQQLPMDRMNNIEPVAVVSDGEDLPLHHPENEIDAHLNGNYDQVLRTAMISILMLWAFIAVMAGLWDPESRPSLPH; this is encoded by the exons ATGGGAGACTCATTGAATAGTTCCAGGTTAAGCAGAGGCTCTGAAGCAACAAGTGTCACCACTGCAAAAAAGGTGTCTAAAAGAAGTTTAGTGGCTTCTTGCCCTAAAGCTTCTTCTCCAAATACTTTTAGCCGCATAGCTCTGGGAAGCCATGGTATATTTGCAAGAGGTGCAGTCAGCCACACCGCGTTGTTTTTACTCAAAGTTGCTGCTTTAGAGACGTTAAGAAGGTTCTCAAAGGCTAAATGTCCATTTGCATGGCGTGGTCTTCAGACTTTGCAAATGCTATGCTATCCACCATTTAAGTGGATTCAAAGATGGGCTCCATTCAAGGGTTTGGTGGAAGGCATGCag GTACTGTCAAGGCCTATTCTAGTCCTTTCAATTGCAACAGCTTTCTCTGATGAAGCAGAGTGTAGCAGTGGAACCTCAGATGATGTCAGTGATTCTCATACACATTCAGAACTAGGTTCGGAGCTGTCCACTGTACAGTCTAATATGGATACAAG TGTGATACCCAGGACTTCTGATGAATCTCCTGAAAGTCTGGCATCTGAAAACTGGTTGATACAACTGCATAACGAGCTGAAAAATCAAGGGATTTGTTTGCCAGAAAG AATTAATGAAGATGAGCTCCATAGATTTTACACTGCTACTAATGGTGACTTTACATGCTTGCTCTCGTCAATTAAGAAGACAATCCATTGGAGAGAGACCTACAGAATTCTTTCAGCACAAGAACTTGAGATTTGGTCAGATATGGTTTTCTGGCATGGATTTGATGTGAAGCACCGACCTTGCCTCATCGTGCGGCTTGGACTCGCTACCGTCACCCTGTCCTCTCATGACAAACCTCGCTTCGCTCAAGCAGTTA TATCTCAGGTAGAGCACGGAGTCTTGCATTTGGTTGATGCAGAAGATTCACAAATAACAGTTTTGGTGGATTGTGACGGGTTATCTCCTTTGAAAGTTCCAATGCAAATGATGAGATCCTGTTCTTCCCTTCTGCAAGATCACTTCCCAAACCGTCTTGGGTGTTTGTTTGTTATATGTCTTCCTCCAGTTGTTCGTGTTCTTGCTCAAACTTTTATTCAG GTTCTGAAGCCCATCACTCGAAAAAAGCTGAGGATTGAAGGGGAGATGTACAAGAAGGTACTCTCAGAGCACCTTGGAATACTTCCATCTTATCTTGGTGGTAAGTGCTCGTGCACAAAATGTTCAACCGTAAGCATCTGTCTCGCACAGCAGCTTCCTATGGATAGGATGAATAATATTGAGCCTGTTGCAGTTGTGAGCGATGGTGAGGATCTACCTCTACACCACCCAGAGAATGAAATTGATGCTCATCTGAATGGTAACTATGACCAGGTTTTGAGAACTGCCATGATAAGCATCCTCATGTTGTGGGCTTTTATTGCTGTTATGGCTGGGTTATGGGATCCTGAAAGCCGTCCTTCTTTGCCTCATTAA
- the LOC121239758 gene encoding UDP-glucuronic acid decarboxylase 6-like translates to MATNTANGEHQTTTKPPPLPSPLRFSKFFQSNMRILVTGGAGFIGSHLVDKLMENEKNEVIVADNYFTGSKDNLKKWIGHPRFELIRHDVTEPLLIEVDQIYHLACPASPIFYKYNPVKTIKTNVIGTLNMLGLAKRVGARILLTSTSEVYGDPLVHPQPESYWGNVNPIGVRSCYDEGKRVAETLMFDYHRQHGIEIRIARIFNTYGPRMNIDDGRVVSNFIAQAIRDEPLTVQLPGTQTRSFCYVSDMVDGLIRLMEGENTGPINIGNPDEFTMLELAETVKELINPEVEIKMVDNTPDDPRQRKPDITKAKELLGWEPKIKLRDGLPLMEEDFRHRLGVAKKK, encoded by the exons ATGGCAACGAACACTGCCAACGGTGAGCACCAAACAACAACCAAGCCACCTCCATTGCCGTCTCCACTGCGATTTTCCAAGTTTTttcag TCAAATATGAGAATCTTGGTCACTGGAGGAGCTGGATTCATCGGCTCTCACTTAGTCGACAAATTgatggaaaatgaaaagaacGAG GTAATTGTTGCTGATAACTACTTCACTGGATCAAAGGACAATCTTAAAAAATGGATTGGTCATCCGAGATTCGAGCTTATTCGTCATG ATGTTACCGAGCCATTGTTGATTGAGGTCGATCAGATTTACCATCTTGCATGCCCCGCATCTCCAATTTTCTACAAATACAATCCTGTGAAG ACCATAAAGACAAACGTGATTGGCACCCTGAACATGCTAGGACTTGCCAAGCGAGTTGGTGCCAG GATTTTACTTACATCAACCTCAGAGGTATATGGAGATCCTCTTGTGCATCCCCAGCCAGAAAGCTACTGGGGAAATGTTAACCCAATTG GAGTTCGGAGCTGCTATGATGAGGGGAAGCGTGTAGCTGAGACCTTGATGTTTGATTATCACAGGCAGCATGGGATAG AAATTCGCATTGCTAGAATCTTCAACACATACGGGCCACGCATGAATATTGACGATGGGCGGGTGGTCAGCAATTTCATAGCCCAAGCAATTCG TGATGAACCATTGACGGTCCAACTTCCAGGAACCCAAACTCGCAGTTTCTGTTATGTTTCTGACATG GTTGATGGCCTTATTCGTCTCATGGAAGGAGAGAACACTGGGCCAATCAACATTGGAAATCCAG ATGAATTTACCATGCTTGAACTTGCCGAGACAGTAAAGGAG CTTATTAATCCTGAGGTAGAGATAAAGATGGTTGACAACACTCCTGATGATCCGCGACAAAGGAAACCTGACATAACAAAGGCTAAAGAATTGCTGGGGTGGGAGCCAAAAATCAAGTTGAGGGATGGCCTTCCCCTCATGGAGGAGGATTTCCGACACAGGCTTGGAGTGGCCAAAAAGAAATGA
- the LOC121238103 gene encoding uncharacterized protein LOC121238103 yields the protein MLTVPDQYFINRARAGWRACIASAFRTAFACIIVGCTTMYGPAFLQRQIAFPAFSYVTVILIINTTSDATLGDALRGCWLALFATVQSVGPAILCLRVIEPARFSSVTTALAVALGSFVVALPESTHLVAKRIGLGQVVIVYVVAFINGAHTDPVMHPLHVAASTAVGVLACVLALLLPYPRLAYSEVKQNSKLLAEKVSETLKLFVGAFCAEDSASALVSISRAKSLAGTGTELLSSIKRHQESMQCEGVSVTKLQHWQALKAGECRWQDIMTPFRGMEMALTRNSSYPARIMDGELKDGLLRFEELLCLFIKESKSSLPCDPPTVPESNAEDIMKSLQAALQTIPTAHQDLPSYFFLFCMKLLHCNLLGKPSASKQGNTVQKDENSSTDACHMNGISLHGVWSNLPMKESWNRLMPAFKCSLSLGLAVLFGLLYNKENGYWSGLSVAIGLASAREATFKVANVKAQGTVLGSVYGVLGCSLLGKFLPIIFLSLLPWFIFTSFLQRSRMYGQAGGISAVIGAVIILGRKNFGPPSQFAMARITETFIGLSCSIMVELLLQPTRASTTARTQLSKCLGTLHACIASVSLGCNISELEENQKRLKIQVSELGKIITEADVEPNFWFLPFHSACYIMIFESLSKMGDILLFSAHAVEFLEQASQGSVAEYSWKELVNKLEDHVDLKLFKEMVCSSIKCYERLTSMKSLTLLEKELAKNYKVSCDLELGKSRRNYYPNMIIMESSLDEHVMEKNIIIDLYLQHSKELLDKIQVESSDHDDLKYYSQRVLSFTALGFCISSLVRESAEIGKEIKELVQWENPSS from the exons ATGCTTACCGTTCCCGACCAATATTTCATTAACAGAGCTCGAGCAGGGTGGCGTGCTTGCATTGCCTCAGCGTTCCGGACTGCTTTCGCCTGCATTATTGTGGGCTGCACCACCATGTACGGTCCTGCCTTCCTCCAACGCCAGATAGCCTTCCCAGCATTTTCCTATGTGACCGTAATCCTGATCATTAATACAACGTCTGATGCAACACTAGGCGATGCATTGCGTGGCTGCTGGCTCGCGCTCTTCGCCACGGTCCAGAGTGTTGGTCCGGCTATCTTGTGCTTGCGGGTGATAGAACCGGCCAGGTTCTCGAGCGTGACCACTGCTCTGGCGGTGGCGCTTGGCTCGTTTGTGGTGGCATTGCCCGAGTCCACTCACTTGGTAGCAAAGCGGATAGGATTGGGTCAGGTTGTGATTGTGTACGTAGTAGCTTTCATCAATGGCGCGCACACTGACCCCGTCATGCACCCTCTCCATGTGGCAGCAAGTACGGCTGTTGGAGTCTTGGCTTGTGTTCTTGCCTTGTTGCTTCCTTACCCACGGCTAGCCTATTCCGAG GTGAAACAGAACAGCAAGCTACTCGCTGAGAAAGTTTCAGAGACGCTAAAGTTATTTGTGGGAGCATTCTGTGCGGAGGACAGCGCATCCGCGCTTGTATCGATCTCTCGAGCCAAGTCCTTGGCTGGAACAGGAACCGAACTTCTTTCAAGTATCAAAAGGCACCAA GAAAGCATGCAGTGCGAGGGAGTTTCTGTAACAAAGCTTCAACACTGGCAGGCCTTAAAGGCAGGAGAGTGCAGATGGCAAGATATAATGACACCGTTTAGAGGGATGGAAATGGCTTTAACAAGAAACTCTTCATATCCAGCTAGAATAATGGATGGAGAGCTGAAAGATGGTTTGCTTCGATTTGAGGAGCTCTTGTGTCTTTTTATCAAAGAATCCAAGAGCTCTTTGCCTTGTGATCCACCTACTGTTCCCGAGTCCAATGCAGAAGATATAATGAAGTCCCTCCAAGCTGCCCTTCAAACCATTCCAACAGCCCACCAAGATTTACCCTcctatttcttcttattttgcATGAAACTCCTTCACTGCAATTTATTGGGCAAACCATCTGCTTCCAAACAAGGCAACACAGTTCAGAAAGATGAAAACTCTAGTACTGATGCATGTCACATGAATGGGATCTCCTTACATGGGGTCTGGAGCAATTTGCCCATGAAGGAAAGTTGGAATAGGCTAATGCCAGCATTCAAATGCTCACTTTCCCTGGGCCTTGCAGTCCTATTTGGGTTGCTCTATAACAAGGAAAATGGGTACTGGTCAGGACTCTCTGTAGCGATCGGTCTTGCATCAGCCAGGGAGGCAACATTCAAAGTTGCCAACGTTAAAGCTCAGGGGACTGTCTTGGGTAGCGTGTATGGAGTACTGGGTTGCTCACTTCTTGGAAAATTCTTGCCAATAATATTCTTGTCTCTTCTCCCTTGGTTCATTTTCACGAGCTTCCTACAGCGTAGCCGGATGTATGGCCAGGCCGGAGGAATTTCTGCAGTTATCGGGGCAGTAATCATCCTGGGCAGGAAGAATTTTGGTCCTCCAAGTCAATTTGCAATGGCAAGAATTACTGAAACCTTCATTGGATTGTCATGTTCAATAATGGTCGAACTACTCTTGCAGCCTACTAGAGCTTCAACCACAGCGAGAACTCAACTCTCTAAATGTCTTGGGACATTGCACGCCTGTATCGCCTCAGTAAGCCTTGGATGCAACATATCCGAATTGGAAGAGAACCAAAAGAGGCTTAAAATCCAAGTAAGTGAGCTTGGGAAGATCATTACGGAAGCTGATGTGGAACCCAATTTCTGGTTTTTACCTTTTCATAGTGCCTGCTACATTATGATATTCGAGTCTTTATCAAAAATGGGTGATATCCTGCTTTTTAGTGCTCATGCGGTGGAATTCCTTGAGCAAGCATCGCAAGGATCAGTTGCGGAATATTCCTGGAAAGAGCTTGTCAATAAGCTAGAAGATCATGTTGACCTTAAACTCTTCAAGGAAATGGTTTGCTCTTCAATAAAATGTTATGAACGACTCACTTCGATGAAATCCCTCACATTACTCGAAAAGGAGCTTGCTAAGAATTATAAGGTTTCTTGTGATCTCGAGTTGGGAAAATCAAGAAGAAATTATTACCCAAACATGATTATCATGGAATCAAGTTTAGATGAACATGTGATGGAgaagaatataataatagatttaTATCTCCAACATTCAAAAGAACTTCTGGACAAAATTCAGGTTGAAAGTAGTGATCACGACGATCTCAAGTACTACTCCCAAAGAGTTCTAAGCTTCACTGCCCTAGGATTTTGCATCAGCAGTTTAGTGAGAGAGTCCGCTGAGATAGGAAAGGAAATCAAAGAACTCGTTCAATGGGAAAATccttctagctag